Part of the Clarias gariepinus isolate MV-2021 ecotype Netherlands chromosome 25, CGAR_prim_01v2, whole genome shotgun sequence genome is shown below.
ATGTGATTCATTAGATATGCAACACCACAACGTTTAATAAAGAATCAGTTCACATGAGCAGCTTATAACttgataataatataatataataattgttttttatgtgtttatatttaaatgccATGTATTTTTGACTCTTCCCttggcttgtgtgtgtgcgtgtgtgtgtgcgtgtgtgtgtgttatgtgaaGGGCATTGTGAAATCATCTTATAGCTATTTAGCTTGCAAGCTAAATATTAGACTAAAGCAACACATGAAGCATTATTTGATTTGAACCccatcatttaatttataaattagcaAAAGGTGTGATTTAAACCTAAGGGAATCTCAGACAAtacaagtaataataataataataataataataataaaaataataataatgtacacaggTTTGTTTTTGCGCTGAAACTTTCGCTACTACGTGCAATTTAATCTCAAAGAGGTTGTATATAAAATGCTTAAGGATATTAGTTtttaaaacagaagtgttttTCATCGAAATTAATATCATTTAGCACAAAATGTCTGAAGCCTCGACATCCTTCAAGCCCATTGTCCAACAAAAATATGCTAATGAAATATTAACAAAGACCTCGACCAAACAAAGGCGCTAAACTTGGCTTCGTTTCACATGAACATTACCtaaatactattttatttttattagaaataatttCCTGCTTGACACTTTGATCAAAAACcttcagtaaaatattttctaaagtTATAATCAGAAATCACGAACTTCAAATATATACTGTTTGCtgctttaataattatattaaattctaatagaaatagtttaaaataaaaataataaaattattattattattattattatgctaataataataataataataataataataatgtagggGTTTTGAGCATATTTTAAGTCGCCAATTTGTCCACAgttttaagtcactttttatctAAATATACTTGCGATAGTTTATATCTTCTATATTTTCcccttgaaaaaaaatcatatttctgGAAACGGCTTATTTTTAAGCACTtctaaaattacttttttggtTCGCTTTCAAAAAGTCTAGTGGCGCATGACTGTTAAAATGGCCTCAAAGCTTAAGTAAATTTCCATCTGTTTGTGTTCATTCTTTTCCACATAAACACTAGAAACCCATGGCAAAAATAGCttcgttttaatttttttgtaagaaatgtCGCCGTACACCGTCTGTATAACTGTAGACTACATTGAAGAAGAAAACGCTTTAACTAAAGCtaagctaaaataaataatacacaaaaTACGTACATAAAGTGTATTTTTGTAGCCATCGTTTAATCATGTGTGAGTGTTCTTTCAGATAAAATTtccctgttttattatttatctgatttttttgaaaTTATGAatcatgaatatttttttttttaaagactcgGAGCGAAGCAGATCAGAGCAGGTGCAAGAACTCCGAGCTGACCATAAACATGGGACTGAGATTCAGCTTCGGAGCCGAAATTCTCCCTGtgaagttattaaaaaatactttttcaaacttctatgttgttttaattaaatatatgaaGATACAGGtggttaaaatttttataattgtgATTTTATTAACTGTGTTATAAACGGAAGTTTATTTCTCGATGTTTTTTCGGGTATTTTTGTTCGCCGTGTAAGGCACGTAAAAAAAAACTCGTTAAAGCAAACTTAAAACCaggttttgtttaataatttatacttttatagaATTGAAAATTTTACTTCAGATGCACTAAAGGTAAATATGTACTAAATGTATgtttatatgtaatattttgtTATTCACGTGTCAAATcacatgtgtaaaaaaaaaaccctcctaattattaatgtaaatattttttagtattagtattagaaATGACCTCTGACCTGATGAGGGTCTGTCCGAGTATCTGGTGCAGTAAACCCACGCTGGCCACAGCATCGACTGGTTATTGGGCGAGTTTGCGCACTGATCCGAGCCGCTTTCCTCTCCGGGCTTCGAGCCGCTGACGGCGTGGTTTGATGCCCCTTCTTCACCCGACCCCGGTGATCGTGCTCGGTCTGTGTCGGTCCCCGCCTCTGAGGGACAGCGGTTCTCTCTCCCGGACGCGTTAATGATGTCGCTGCGCTCGGACGCGCTGACGGCGGCGGCGCTTTCTTTTCTGCGTCCGAAGTCCGGCCGCAAGATGTTGTCGATGTAGAAGTTTGTGATCCGGTGCAGGTTTCCTGGAGGCTCGAGCAGCGGCAGAATGGCTCGGTTCGATTCGTCTCCTGCATCTCTGCTGCTCTGATCTTTCTCTTCCATCCTGAAACTCTCCTTAACCCCTTTTTCTTCGAGCGCTCTCGACTTCCAgggtttttaaaatatatatataatttcctcTTATGTattcctatatatttttttttacttaaaaatgtaaacagcaaactgaaaaacaaaaaaatattttttctgtattttaaatgCCACACGAGCGTTTCTTGGGcgcacaaagaaaaaacataattagcctatagattttttttttattccacgaGCTCCACGAAGTAGTTCTCAATAATACCAGAGGAATTTAATTATTAAGCCAAAAAGATACTACTACTCCTACTAATAACAAGATGAATAATAAGAGGAGTAATAAGGCCTCTGTAGGAGCCGGTGCTGAAGTCGCGCCTCAGTGAGCAAATAACGGCTAAATAAAGAGCTGCCAACTGGCTCTCAAATACTTTCACtacggatttttttttgttcttatttttaataCGAGACTCCCGTGTGACGTCGCACTCCCGTATCCTAGACACGTGCCTCCGACCAACCAAGAGGCGCCGTTTGTGTCACGTGATCCGGTGACTCCGCTAAGTGACAGCAGCTCTGCCTCGCCTCGTCTCCGACGTTTAAAGGTACAGCAGCCCAAAGGCAGGGATTCAATTAGCACTGAGTCCTATAGGCTGTGTGTACAGGTGtgacttcaaaataataaagagaAATTCTTTGATTTCCCTCCTTAACAATGTTTATTTATGCCTTATATAACACAACACCGCATTGGTCATGCATCATAAATTATGATCACAACATATTCATGTATTCCTGATAAGTCAAAGGTTAATTGACATATTTGTCACGTGTCATGCAATATTGACCATATGATGTATGGTTTATATATAAGCCTAACATATTAAAATCTGAATCAATGATCAAATTTAGATTTAGACTTAAGATATTGGTCTAATATGACATGATAATTTAACAATCATATGTTGGCCAATACTACGTCCTGGCATGTAAAGCTTGGCCATATGTCATTACGTGTGATCTATATATGTAAAAGGGACGTTATAAAGCCTTGATAATGGCATTTAATaacctataaaaaaaacatatttttataggTATCATTTatcatatgtatgtatgtatacacacatatcAGACTAGTATGTATAAAGTTTAATATCTCTTTACCAATCAATATAACCTTTGAGCATACATAGGATATTATAAAGTCTTGAAATATGTCagaatgcattatttaaaaaaattaaaaaacgtATTGATTATGTTGTTACGCATTGCTCCATACATTTAGGCTTAATAATATCTAGTCATAAAGCGTGCTATATTAACATTCATATAACTTATTCATATAAAGCGTATAGTGTGTTATATTTCATAGTACATAACAGATAAATCTTCATATCAATCATGTCTTAGTACCTGTGAGCTACATTAACACATTCATTCTGTGTAAATTCTTTGTCATATGTACTATTAAAGTCCGATATGTAATATGTTGGTCAGTCATTAGTCATATTTCAACAcatattattaatgtttcattAGATCGAACACATTTGTTATGTATAATATTACACATAGAATGGATCATATGGATCATATGCCACTATATGCTATTCAGAAAGTTTTGATCAAAACACATTACTGTTAAAACACATTGATTATGTATGTGTTCGTACACACTGGTGTTTAACCATATTGGTCATATATTGGTCATAACCGATTACGTATGATACATATGAAGCCATTGGTCAGTGCAGACTATTCAGGTTATAGAGCATTACAAGGCATTGGCATCCATTAATTTTAGCGGCATAACACATTACATATCGGTCACATGGGATGGCGTGCGCAATATTAACGTATTAACGCCTTAGAAAGCCTTGTGCGCATGTCATGAAACATAcgttttgtttatataatatattaatagtaCTGTCATATGGTGTAACATATTACATGTATTAGTCATATGGCATGGACATAAGCCATATTAACACGATGGTGCCTTATAAAGCCTTAGGCATATGCTATAACACATTGGTGCTTACATTTTGgtcatatagtaataattattcATGTGGTGTAGCATATTGGTCATCTAACTAATTAGGTTAATTGACTATGTCATTACACATAAGTGGCGTAATAAAACGCTCACAACACACTTGCGGTATGATGcatattatttatgttataaCCTCATTTTttcatgacaaataaaaatgctCTTATGTCGTGTCATATTGGTCCTTAATATGATCTTTCAGCCTGTAATGATGTACTTACATATTTAGGAAATGTCTCATTATTAATGGACCGAAGTGACTCTGTGGTCTTATATGGCTTAAGTTGATTATTTGTTATGAAACCCGGGTCGCTGTTTTATTGCTTTCACTTCAGCACTTTTAAAAAGGTGTATGAAGAGGCGTCACACTCCAGCGCAGAGTAATGCGGGACTGAGCGGCCTGAACGCTGCTGGTGGCGCTTTCAAAGAAACCAGTGATGCGCACCAGCAGCGGCGAAATGAaacccgcgcacacacacacacacacacaccatgcatgAGAAATACACAGCCTACAAAATGCACAagcagcaaaaaatatatatccaaAGTGCTGAATTAGCAGCTCCAGTGCTCTCTGAAAacttcctcttgggttcctctcctCCTCTGTTTACACGCGGAAGGTTTTTTTTCGACCTGGGCATTTTGGCACACTGAGTTCTAATTCTGTTAATCTGCCAAGATCTGAATAAGAAATTCAACACTGCTGGTGTTAGCTCAACACTACAAGTCTTAACACTTTAATTAGCTTGTATAGCTCAGTGTGGTTAACTCTAATAAGAAAAGACGCAGCTTAGAACGATtcattattcaaataaaatgcgTGAACTAATCCCCGTCCTCAGCCACtcattaaaaatgcatcatgtaaTATGTAATGTAGTGGTCATATAGCACACGTCATGAGGACATAGCGTGGATATTATACATCCTGTTGATACAGATATCATAGTAACAAGATTTTAGTAACTTTATTCAGATTCGTGTTAAATCGAACaaa
Proteins encoded:
- the en2b gene encoding homeobox protein engrailed-2b — protein: MEEKDQSSRDAGDESNRAILPLLEPPGNLHRITNFYIDNILRPDFGRRKESAAAVSASERSDIINASGRENRCPSEAGTDTDRARSPGSGEEGASNHAVSGSKPGEESGSDQCANSPNNQSMLWPAWVYCTRYSDRPSSGPRSRRPKQKSVTREDKRPRTAFTAEQLQRLKAEFQSNRYLTEQRRQSLANELQLNEAQIKIWFQNKRAKIKKASGTKNILALHLMAQGLYNHATTNNKDDKSDSD